Proteins co-encoded in one Cytophaga hutchinsonii ATCC 33406 genomic window:
- a CDS encoding PAS domain-containing protein, with translation MIAGLLTFMKLFEKEIGIVGQEQKLFKYSAYMYAIALSLIAMITILSQILIQQYLSSQVTDSHVINIAARQRTYSQSLSKTALLIESGNDIETNRKEFANTLRQWQKSHEALKGGGSDFMNLPANDRDELKEMFGIIEEPYAAILGASNGMLKELYSPKALDSMNLKAYIRTILENERMYLLGMELIVFDYDRFYRNGVKKLKEIEYILLYIVLVSLFLEAVFIFYPLAVRVKQNMKDLVESETNAKNLATQLQEANTIREQSHKEFRDINYALEKATYVVKTDQYGHIIYANDKYCHVTRYNMGELIGKPLFYNNMGGKESIIYEHINNQERRKEVWQGEIFDHASDGTGFWLDVTMMPIIDNKGSLYQFLVVCTDITKRKNTERELLLLTEEKIKRQGAEQKIISYSIINGQEKERTRIAAEIHDGIGQMLTSLRMKMEMIENKNTHLGSDITELTDLLQMVINETKKICSDLLPSVLDDFGLSAAIRELQKMCSATTEMSFDLDDELEPHALPREVEIGIFRILQEGLNNAIKHSKGSNVFIHISNDEKNVHLFVKDNGKGFDFDEKKLLSREFIAKSNGLRNMKERAELLGGKFVVKSLIGEGTTLQVQIPI, from the coding sequence ATGATAGCAGGACTACTTACGTTTATGAAGCTTTTTGAAAAAGAAATTGGTATAGTCGGGCAAGAGCAGAAGCTTTTTAAATACTCTGCTTATATGTATGCCATTGCATTGTCTTTGATTGCAATGATTACCATATTAAGTCAGATCTTAATTCAACAATACTTAAGTAGCCAGGTTACGGATTCCCACGTCATTAATATTGCTGCGCGTCAGCGTACATACAGTCAGTCGCTAAGCAAAACCGCATTGCTGATCGAGTCCGGGAATGATATAGAAACCAATCGGAAAGAGTTTGCAAATACCTTACGCCAATGGCAAAAGTCGCACGAAGCGCTCAAAGGCGGCGGCAGTGATTTTATGAACCTTCCGGCCAATGACCGGGATGAGTTAAAAGAAATGTTCGGCATTATTGAAGAACCGTATGCCGCTATTTTAGGTGCTTCCAACGGCATGCTCAAGGAACTGTATAGCCCGAAAGCACTTGACTCCATGAATCTGAAAGCATACATAAGAACCATTCTTGAAAATGAACGCATGTATTTATTGGGCATGGAACTGATTGTATTTGATTACGATCGTTTTTACCGGAATGGGGTGAAGAAGTTAAAAGAAATTGAATATATTCTGTTATACATCGTGTTGGTAAGCTTGTTTCTGGAAGCCGTTTTTATTTTTTATCCGCTAGCCGTTCGTGTGAAACAAAACATGAAGGATTTGGTAGAGTCGGAAACAAATGCCAAGAATCTGGCCACGCAGCTGCAGGAAGCGAACACGATACGAGAACAATCGCATAAAGAATTCCGGGATATAAATTATGCCCTTGAAAAGGCCACGTACGTTGTAAAGACCGATCAATACGGGCACATTATTTATGCCAACGATAAGTATTGCCACGTTACGCGCTACAACATGGGTGAGCTGATCGGAAAGCCTTTGTTCTATAACAATATGGGCGGCAAGGAAAGTATCATCTACGAGCATATAAATAATCAGGAGCGTCGCAAAGAAGTATGGCAGGGAGAGATCTTTGATCATGCTTCCGATGGTACAGGCTTCTGGCTCGATGTTACCATGATGCCGATCATAGATAATAAAGGTTCGTTGTATCAGTTTCTGGTTGTTTGCACAGATATTACAAAACGTAAAAATACAGAACGGGAGTTACTGCTGCTTACAGAAGAAAAAATAAAACGTCAGGGAGCAGAGCAAAAAATAATTTCATATTCTATCATTAACGGACAGGAAAAAGAACGCACCCGCATTGCTGCGGAAATTCACGATGGTATCGGACAAATGCTTACAAGTCTGCGTATGAAGATGGAGATGATCGAAAATAAAAATACACATCTGGGTAGTGATATAACCGAACTTACCGATCTGTTACAGATGGTCATTAATGAAACGAAAAAAATATGCTCAGATCTCTTGCCAAGTGTACTGGATGATTTTGGTTTGAGCGCAGCCATCCGCGAGTTACAGAAGATGTGCTCAGCAACAACTGAAATGTCCTTTGATCTGGATGATGAACTGGAACCGCATGCCTTACCGCGTGAAGTGGAAATAGGTATATTCCGTATTTTACAGGAAGGGCTAAATAATGCCATTAAACATTCAAAAGGATCAAACGTTTTTATTCATATTAGTAATGACGAAAAAAATGTACATTTATTTGTGAAGGATAACGGGAAAGGATTTGATTTCGATGAAAAAAAATTATTAAGCCGAGAATTTATAGCAAAGTCTAACGGGTTGCGTAATATGAAAGAGCGTGCAGAATTATTAGGCGGTAAATTTGTAGTAAAATCGCTGATCGGAGAGGGCACAACACTTCAGGTACAGATACCTATTTAA